In one Culex quinquefasciatus strain JHB chromosome 2, VPISU_Cqui_1.0_pri_paternal, whole genome shotgun sequence genomic region, the following are encoded:
- the LOC6034504 gene encoding splicing factor 3A subunit 2, whose product MDFQNRAGGKTGGGGVASWSESNRDRRERLRQLALETIDLNKDPYFMKNHLGSYECKLCLTLHNNEGSYLAHTQGKKHQANLARRAAKEAKEAPSSMQPEKPRIEPKKFVKIGRPGYRVTKQREPDNHQQSLLFQIDYPEIQDGIIPRHRFMSAYEQKIEPPDRKWQYLLFAAEPYETIAFKVPSREVENRGKFWTHWNKDTKQFFLQFSFKLEPKIIPPPPPNMRMPHPGRAMFNPVPPMGVVPVPPHM is encoded by the coding sequence ATGGATTTCCAGAACCGTGCCGGTGGCAAAACCGGCGGAGGAGGGGTGGCCTCCTGGTCCGAAAGCAACCGGGATCGGCGGGAGCGACTCCGCCAGCTGGCCCTGGAGACGATCGACCTGAACAAGGACCCGTATTTTATGAAGAACCATCTCGGTTCGTACGAGTGCAAACTGTGTCTGACGCTGCACAACAATGAGGGAAGCTATCTGGCCCACACCCAGGGCAAGAAGCATCAGGCCAATCTGGCCCGGCGTGCCGCGAAAGAGGCCAAGGAAGCGCCCTCGAGTATGCAACCGGAGAAGCCCCGGATCGAGCCGAAGAAGTTCGTCAAGATCGGTCGTCCCGGCTATCGAGTGACGAAGCAGCGGGAGCCGGACAATCACCAGCAATCGTTGCTGTTCCAGATCGACTATCCGGAGATTCAGGACGGAATCATTCCGCGCCATCGGTTCATGTCGGCGTACGAGCAAAAGATCGAACCGCCAGACCGCAAGTGGCAGTACCTGCTGTTTGCGGCGGAACCGTACGAGACGATTGCCTTCAAGGTGCCCTCGCGGGAAGTGGAAAACCGAGGAAAGTTCTGGACCCACTGGAACAAGGACACCAAGCAGTTCTTCCTGCAGTTTTCGTTCAAGCTGGAGCCGAAGATTATTCCGCCACCGCCGCCAAACATGCGCATGCCGCACCCGGGTCGGGCCATGTTCAATCCGGTGCCGCCGATGGGAGTCGTTCCGGTGCCACCGCATATGTAA
- the LOC6034503 gene encoding LOW QUALITY PROTEIN: uncharacterized protein LOC6034503 (The sequence of the model RefSeq protein was modified relative to this genomic sequence to represent the inferred CDS: inserted 1 base in 1 codon; deleted 1 base in 1 codon) produces the protein MDFPMANAAPMATTLEDFRTTCRLCFLRGQQLEDSLAVDLLASKIEHCLGITITQDDFPATLVCSRCVTLLNHFHHFKQLCLGYERTFRDIVRKQREVVPTSYPPMVVIKPEPPDHAPIELEPLDVKQETTFDDEALPSTSSYVPALRPVKVENLQENGAVARQPGKRSRNLNDASASEIPSEPLRMVYDGHRYTLVEFFPDGTCFWRCWGYTCKKLLHVSPEGRIYTRKDSVEHSHPACIARVSEVAVEGRRELFAVFDDVHACTMMVFRNALWGVVPGDGCFIATCREIVAAERRTCGAKIRIQVGYASFEFVTAKCAGHGMELQYLIRRTAEPLEGDVIVWDEFRRKYPFYLSDGSILNESRYLHMYVGGFRYTNQSLLWTGGSLLRCAQQKCPAKGRLMTSGLFVAPTHPHEVAEHLQGTIWSVKRQQQDRFFVHITQKKTMATLHYNTYSYALRDERRNVWCCYPDSCNASLRIEGDFERIVEEIEHTHDGTLTVIRDDETPESELVLSPAKGNRKRPRDASASTVEEVRAPCELDASTSSPKLATILQLLVKKTAKQLEYTAPRTNPLLHHFNGHTYNKLIIQPNGTTKLECNKFRCPGRTVLNTTNQTVLSATEHSHPKTFTTYGTIQDVATGTNLLYIFINGTQRRTXTYFVCNGFRYNCLAKGSVREANSEWVCAKCTVRIMLSDGFSTIEQSSTHNHEPTDLIIPSSSEGEGEPSEATPSFDEVIWGDHRYTSAIHMRRQNRIKWQCCQRKECRGAIFQCTDGTFEVVTPHDHEGPVQCLGEARFDRDQKVADRYAILKAGERPKCRTLIFRSQKYLEGSGNEWVCVRKLCSGKLVASADFGMLQLVEGHCHQPMNTAIRFHDES, from the exons CTTCCGGGACATCGTCCGGAAGCAGCGGGAGGTCGTTCCGACGTCGTACCCACCAATGGTGGTTATCAAACCGGAACCGCCCGATCACGCGCCCATTGAGTTGGAACCGCTCGACGTGAAGCAGGAAACGACTTTTGACGACGAAGCGCTCCCGTCGACCTCAAGCTACGTTCCCGCCTTGAGACCGGTCAAAGTTGAAAATCTGCAGGAGAATGGTGCGGTTGCGCGCCAACCAGGGAAGCGATCACGGAACCTGAACGACGCGTCCGCGTCGGAGATCCCCTCGGAACCGCTGCGCATGGTTTACGACGGCCATCGGTACACGCTGGTGGAGTTCTTCCCGGATGGGACGTGCTTCTGGCGGTGCTGGGGCTACACCTGCAAGAAGTTGCTGCATGTGAGTCCCGAGGGGCGGATTTACACGCGGAAGGACAGCGTCGAGCACTCGCATCCGGCCTGCATCGCGAGGGTTAGTGAGGTTGCGGTTGAGGGTCGGCGGGAGTTGTTTGCGGTTTTTGACGATGTTCACGCTTGTACGATGATGGTGTTTAGGAACGCGCTGTGGGGGGTGGTTCCGGGGGATGGTTGCTTCATCGCGACCTGTCGGGAGATTGTGGCAGCGGAAAGGAGGACGTGCGGGGCGAAGATCCGGATTCAGGTGGGGTACGCGAGCTTTGAGTTTGTAACGGCGAAGTGTGCAGGACACGGGATGGAGTTGCAATACTTGATCCGGAGGACGGCGGAGCCGTTGGAGGGGGACGTGATCGTGTGGGACGAGTTCCGGCGGAAGTATCCGTTCTACCTGTCGGATGGAAGCATTTTGAACGAGAGCCGCTACTTGCACATGTACGTCGGAGGATTTCGCTACACGAATCAGAGTTTGCTGTGGACTGGCGGGTCGTTGCTGCGGTGCGCGCAGCAAAAGTGTCCGGCGAAGGGCCGGTTGATGACCAGCGGACTGTTTGTGGCGCCGACCCATCCGCACGAGGTGGCGGAACATCTGCAGGGGACAATCTGGAGCGTGAAGCGCCAACAGCAGGATCGATTCTTCGTTCATATCACGCAGAAAAAGACGATGGCCACGCTGCACTACAACACGTACAGCTATGCCCTGCGGGACGAACGCCGGAACGTGTGGTGCTGCTACCCGGACAGCTGCAACGCGTCCTTACGAATCGAGGGAGATTTCGAACGGATCGTGGAAGAGATCGAGCATACTCACGACGGAACGCTGACCGTGATCCGGGACGATGAAACTCCTGAGAGTGAGTTGGTCTTGTCACCGGCAAAGGGCAACCGGAAGCGACCTCGAGACGCGTCCGCGTCTACCGTGGAAGAAGTACGAGCTCCCTGCGAGCTCGACGCCTCAACAAGTTCCCCCAAACTTGCCACAATCCTCCAACTCTTAGTCAAGAAAACGGCCAAACAGCTTGAATACACAGCCCCAAGAACAAACCCTCTCCTGCACCACTTCAACGGCCACACGTACAACAAACTAATCATCCAACCAAACGGCACCACCAAACTCGAGTGCAACAAGTTCCGCTGCCCCGGCCGAACCGTCCTCAACACCACCAACCAAACCGTCCTCTCCGCCACGGAACATTCCCACCCGAAAACCTTCACCACCTACGGAACCATCCAGGACGTGGCCACCGGCACCAATCTTCTCTACATCTTCATCAACGGAACCCAAAGAAGAA TCACCTACTTCGTGTGCAACGGCTTCCGCTACAACTGCCTCGCCAAGGGCTCAGTTCGCGAAGCCAACTCCGAGTGGGTCTGTGCCAAGTGCACCGTCCGCATCATGCTCAGCGACGGCTTCTCAACGATCGAGCAAAGCTCGACTCACAATCACGAACCCACCGACCTGATCATCCCATCCTCCTCCGAAGGAGAAGGAGAA CCCTCCGAAGCAACCCCAAGCTTCGACGAGGTGATCTGGGGCGACCACCGGTACACCTCCGCAATCCACATGCGCCGCCAGAACCGCATCAagtggcagtgctgccagcggAAGGAATGTCGCGGCGCCATCTTCCAGTGCACGGACGGAACGTTCGAGGTGGTAACGCCGCACGATCACGAGGGTCCCGTGCAGTGCTTGGGGGAGGCACGGTTCGATCGGGACCAGAAGGTGGCGGATCGGTACGCGATCTTGAAGGCGGGCGAACGGCCCAAGTGTCGGACGTTGATCTTCCGAAGTCAGAAGTATCTCGAGGGAAGCGGGAATGAGTGGGTTTGTGTGAGGAAGTTGTGCAGTGGGAAGCTGGTGGCGAGCGCGGACTTTGGGATGTTGCAATTGGTGGAGGGGCACTGCCATCAGCCGATGAATACCGCGATTAGGTTCCACGACGAAAGTTAG